A single window of Salvia splendens isolate huo1 chromosome 8, SspV2, whole genome shotgun sequence DNA harbors:
- the LOC121743431 gene encoding uncharacterized GPI-anchored protein At1g61900-like isoform X1, with amino-acid sequence MRGRPVQSLHIWASIVLLALLCIHESSGNSLGNSALAERRADLPLPQISPTAAPQPFLPLLAPSPLTPFTNSTIPKLSGIFVLNFTSLSNMMMVTSTDCMAAFAPVLANVVCCPQVEATLVILIGQSSKYTNTLALNGTLAAHCLSDFQQILVGQGANDSLSKICSIHSSNLTGGSCPVSDVSEFESTVETSNLLAACGKINSVNECCEQVCQNAILDAARKLAQKAYCLLALDDSHVLSDHTTRINDCKSIVLRWLGSKLEPSRAKEVLRGISNCRINKGCPLNFPNMSHVIEGCGAGKSNQTACCSSLESYVSHLQRQSFVTNLQALNCAASLGVRLRKANITKNVYSQCHISLKDFSLQVGVQESGCLLPSLPSDVIFDQSAGVSFVCDLNDNIPAPWPATTQLPASSCNKTAVKIPALPAVASGQSNFQQKAANYILPSLMAFVAILIVV; translated from the exons GTATACATGAATCATCTGGAAACTCTTTGGGTAATTCTGCTCTGGCAGAAAGAAGGGCAGATTTACCTTTACCCCAAATTTCCCCAACTGCTGCTCCTCAGCCGTTTCTTCCTCTTCTGGCTCCATCCCCATTAACACCATTCACAAATAGCACAATCCCCAAATTATCCG GAATTTTTGTGCTGAACTTTACGTCACTATCAAATATGATGATGGTGACATCAACTGATTGTATGGCTGCATTTGCACCAGTTTTGGCTAACGTAGTGTGCTGTCCTCAAGTTGAGGCTACGTTGGTGATTCTCATTGGCCAATCTAGTAAATATACCAATACACTAGCTTTAAATGGAACACTTGCTGCACATTGCCTTTCAGATTTTCAACAGATTTTGGTGGGTCAGGGAGCCAATGATAGTTTATCTAAGATTTGCTCGATTCATTCATCAAATCTTACTGGAGGTTCTTGCCCTGTTAGTGACGTTTCTGAGTTTGAGAGCACTGTAGAAACATCTAACCTTCTAGCTGCCTGTGGGAAGATTAATTCTGTGAATGAATGCTGCGAGCAAGTTTGTCAGAATGCCATTCTTGATGCTGCTAGGAAACTTGCCCAAAAAGCTTACTGTCTTCTAGCCCTAGATGATTCTCATGTGCTGTCTGATCACACAACTAGGATTAATGACTGCAAAAGTATTGTACTGCGATGGCTTGGAAGTAAACTCGAGCCTTCTCGTGCAAAGGAAGTTCTTCGAGGAATATCTAATTGCAGAATTAACAAAG GATGTCCTCTGAATTTTCCAAACATGAGTCATGTCATAGAAGGGTGTGGTGCTGGAAAGAGTAATCAAACAGCTTGTTGCAGTTCACTTGAGAGCTACGTCTCTCACCTGCAAAGGCAGAGCTTTGTCACAAATTTGCAAGCTTTAAATTGTGCTGCATCACTTGGAGTAAGATTACGGAAAGCAAACATTACCAAGAATGTCTACAGCCAGTGTCATATTAGCCTCAAAGACTTCTCCCTCCAAG TTGGTGTTCAGG AATCTGGATGCCTCCTCCCCAGCTTGCCATCAGATGTAATATTTGACCAGTCTGCAGGGGTCAGCTTCGTCTGTGATTTGAATGACAACATTCCAGCCCCTTGGCCTGCAACCACACAGTTACCAGCTTCATCGTGCAACAAAA CAGCTGTCAAAATTCCTGCCCTTCCTGCAGTGGCTTCTGGGCAAAGTA ATTTTCAGCAGAAGGCCGCAAATTATATACTACCATCTTTGATGGCCTTCGTTGCCATCTTGATTGTGGTGTAG
- the LOC121743431 gene encoding uncharacterized GPI-anchored protein At1g61900-like isoform X2 has product MRGRPVQSLHIWASIVLLALLCIHESSGNSLGNSALAERRADLPLPQISPTAAPQPFLPLLAPSPLTPFTNSTIPKLSGIFVLNFTSLSNMMMVTSTDCMAAFAPVLANVVCCPQVEATLVILIGQSSKYTNTLALNGTLAAHCLSDFQQILVGQGANDSLSKICSIHSSNLTGGSCPVSDVSEFESTVETSNLLAACGKINSVNECCEQVCQNAILDAARKLAQKAYCLLALDDSHVLSDHTTRINDCKSIVLRWLGSKLEPSRAKEVLRGISNCRINKGCPLNFPNMSHVIEGCGAGKSNQTACCSSLESYVSHLQRQSFVTNLQALNCAASLGVRLRKANITKNVYSQCHISLKDFSLQVGVQESGCLLPSLPSDVIFDQSAGVSFVCDLNDNIPAPWPATTQLPASSCNKTVKIPALPAVASGQSNFQQKAANYILPSLMAFVAILIVV; this is encoded by the exons GTATACATGAATCATCTGGAAACTCTTTGGGTAATTCTGCTCTGGCAGAAAGAAGGGCAGATTTACCTTTACCCCAAATTTCCCCAACTGCTGCTCCTCAGCCGTTTCTTCCTCTTCTGGCTCCATCCCCATTAACACCATTCACAAATAGCACAATCCCCAAATTATCCG GAATTTTTGTGCTGAACTTTACGTCACTATCAAATATGATGATGGTGACATCAACTGATTGTATGGCTGCATTTGCACCAGTTTTGGCTAACGTAGTGTGCTGTCCTCAAGTTGAGGCTACGTTGGTGATTCTCATTGGCCAATCTAGTAAATATACCAATACACTAGCTTTAAATGGAACACTTGCTGCACATTGCCTTTCAGATTTTCAACAGATTTTGGTGGGTCAGGGAGCCAATGATAGTTTATCTAAGATTTGCTCGATTCATTCATCAAATCTTACTGGAGGTTCTTGCCCTGTTAGTGACGTTTCTGAGTTTGAGAGCACTGTAGAAACATCTAACCTTCTAGCTGCCTGTGGGAAGATTAATTCTGTGAATGAATGCTGCGAGCAAGTTTGTCAGAATGCCATTCTTGATGCTGCTAGGAAACTTGCCCAAAAAGCTTACTGTCTTCTAGCCCTAGATGATTCTCATGTGCTGTCTGATCACACAACTAGGATTAATGACTGCAAAAGTATTGTACTGCGATGGCTTGGAAGTAAACTCGAGCCTTCTCGTGCAAAGGAAGTTCTTCGAGGAATATCTAATTGCAGAATTAACAAAG GATGTCCTCTGAATTTTCCAAACATGAGTCATGTCATAGAAGGGTGTGGTGCTGGAAAGAGTAATCAAACAGCTTGTTGCAGTTCACTTGAGAGCTACGTCTCTCACCTGCAAAGGCAGAGCTTTGTCACAAATTTGCAAGCTTTAAATTGTGCTGCATCACTTGGAGTAAGATTACGGAAAGCAAACATTACCAAGAATGTCTACAGCCAGTGTCATATTAGCCTCAAAGACTTCTCCCTCCAAG TTGGTGTTCAGG AATCTGGATGCCTCCTCCCCAGCTTGCCATCAGATGTAATATTTGACCAGTCTGCAGGGGTCAGCTTCGTCTGTGATTTGAATGACAACATTCCAGCCCCTTGGCCTGCAACCACACAGTTACCAGCTTCATCGTGCAACAAAA CTGTCAAAATTCCTGCCCTTCCTGCAGTGGCTTCTGGGCAAAGTA ATTTTCAGCAGAAGGCCGCAAATTATATACTACCATCTTTGATGGCCTTCGTTGCCATCTTGATTGTGGTGTAG
- the LOC121743430 gene encoding heat shock 70 kDa protein 16-like isoform X1, giving the protein MEMSLVGFDIGNENLVIAVAKQRGIDVLLNDESKRENPAVVSFGEKQRFLGSAGAASATMNPKSTVSQVKRLIGLNYSEPSVQDDLRLLPFETSEGPDGGILIHLQYLNERHTFTPVQILAMLLAHLKQIAEKNLEMQISNCVIGIPCYFTALQRRAYLHAAQIAGLSPVRLMHDCTAVGLGYGIYKSEFPDRGPANVVFVDVGHSDTQVAVVSFEPGHMKVLSHAFDSNLGGRDFDEVLVKHFAAMFREQYNIDVYSSTRASIRLRAACEKLKKVLSANPEAPLSIECLMDEKDVKGYIKRDEFENLAAPLLERISIPCQKALLESGLSVDKIHTVELVGSGSRIPAITKIINSLFRKEAGRTLNASECVARGCALQCAMLGPIFRVREYEVEDCFPFSIAFASDEGPIRSVADGVLFPKGNPFPSTKVLTLYRNDIFHMEAYYANHNELPSGVSTGISSYKIGPFRVPNEEKTKIKVKFELNLHGVVSIDSASLVGDHVDDSSGHNSIDTHSNVEPSNSESSKKSNGPLGHEMRRLMAVRRQNILVDENIYGGMAPDELCRAQEKELQFTQQDINMERTKEKKNALEAYVYETRNKLLDTYRSFATDFEKDEISSNLQQTEDWIYGDGDDESENVYTERLQDLKKIVDPIENRYKDEAAREQATRNLLNCIEEFRVAVGSLSPSARDAVIRECNKAELWLQEKKQQQDLLPKNADPVFWSSEISRKADALHAMCKHVTESKHDRESDVRGKRDDMEVD; this is encoded by the exons ATGGAAATGAGTTTAGTGGGGTTTGACATCGGAAATGAGAACCTTGTTATAGCAGTAGCTAAGCAACGAGGAATTGATGTCTTGTTGAATGATGAGTCAAAACGGGAAAATCCAGCAGTGGTTTCGTTTGGCGAGAAGCAGAGGTTTTTGGGCTCTGCTGGGGCTGCATCTGCAACTATGAATCCCAAGTCGACTGTATCTCAGGTCAAGAGGTTAATTGGTCTGAATTATAGTGAGCCTTCTGTGCAGGATGACCTAAGATTGCTCCCGTTTGAGACATCGGAAGGACCTGATGGAGGAATCCTGATTCACCTGCAATACTTGAATGAAAGACACACTTTTACCCCTGTACAGATTTTGGCAATGCTGCTTGCCCACCTAAAGCAGATTGCAGAGAAAAATCTTGAGATGCAGATTTCCAACTGTGTGATCGGTATACCATGTTACTTCACGGCTTTGCAGAGACGTGCATATTTGCATGCTGCACAGATTGCAGGGTTGAGTCCAGTAAGGCTGATGCATGACTGTACTGCTGTTGGACTGGGTTATGGTATATACAAATCAGAGTTTCCAGACAGGGGTCCAGCAAATGTTGTGTTCGTAGATGTTGGTCATAGTGATACACAAGTTGCTGTTGTATCATTTGAGCCTGGCCATATGAAGGTACTATCCCATGCATTTGACAGCAACTTAGGAGGAAGGGACTTTGATGAAGTTCTGGTTAAACATTTTGCAGCCATGTTTAGGGAACAATACAATATTGATGTTTATTCTAGTACCCGGGCTTCTATTAGGCTGAGAGCAGCTTGTGAGAAATTGAAAAAAGTTTTGAGTGCTAACCCAGAGGCACCGCTGAGTATTGAGTGCTTGATGGATGAAAAAGACGTCAAAGGATACATCAAAAGAGATGAGTTTGAGAATTTGGCTGCTCCATTGCTGGAAAGGATTAGTATTCCATGTCAAAAGGCTTTGCTAGAATCAGGTTTAAGTGTTGATAAGATTCACACAGTTGAGCTTGTTGGGTCAGGTTCTCGGATACCTGCCATTACAAAGATTATAAATTCACTTTTTAGAAAGGAGGCTGGTAGGACTCTGAATGCAAGTGAGTGTGTCGCTCGTGGCTGTGCCCTTCAATGTGCAATGTTAGGCCCCATATTCCGAGTGAGAGAGTATGAG GTAGAGGACTGCTTTCCTTTCTCAATTGCATTTGCATCAGATGAAGGGCCAATCCGCTCCGTAGCTGACGGAGTGTTGTTTCCAAAAGGCAATCCTTTTCCAAGTACAAAAGTTCTTACATTGTACAGAAATGATATATTTCACATGGAAGCTTACTATGCAAATCACAATGAGTTGCCTTCTGGTGTCTCAACAGGAATCAGCTCTTATAAG ATTGGGCCATTCAGAGTTCCCAATGAAGAGAAGACAAAGATAAAAGTCAAATTTGAGCTAAATCTGCATGGAGTTGTCTCTATAGATTCTGCATCT CTGGTAGGTGATCATGTGGACGATTCTTCTGGACACAACAGCATTGATACCCATTCAAATGTTGAGCCTAGCAATTCCGAGTCATCTAAGAAATCAAATGGTCCTCTT GGTCATGAGATGAGACGGCTAATGGCTGTCAGACGACAGAACATATTGGTGGATGAGAATATATATGGTGGGATGGCACCTGATGAGCTCTGCCGAGCTCAAGAGAAAGAGCTACAGTTTACCCAGCAAGATATAAATATGGAAAGGaccaaagagaaaaaaaatgcacTGGAGGCGTATGTATATGAAACGCGAAATAAG CTTTTAGATACATACCGGAGCTTTGCCACTGATTTCGAAAAAGACGAAATTTCCAGTAACTTGCAACAAACTGAAGACTGGATTTACGGAGATGGAGATGATGAGTCAGAAAATGTTTACACTGAAAGGTTACAGGATTTGAAAAAG ATTGTGGATCCGATTGAAAATCGATACAAAGATGAAGCAGCCAGGGAACAGGCCACTAGAAACCTATTGAACTGCATTGAGGAGTTTCGGGTGGCTGTAGGATCACTTTCACCAAGTGCAAGGGATGCA GTTATTAGGGAATGCAATAAAGCAGAGCTGTGGCTCCAAGAGAAAAAACAGCAGCAAGACTTACTTCCTAAGAATGCAGATCCAGTATTTTGGTCGAGTGAAATCTCGAGAAAAGCTGATGCTCTGCATGC GATGTGCAAACATGTGACAGAATCCAAGCATGACCGAGAATCAGACGTGAGAGGTAAACGGGATGATATGGAAGTTGATTGA
- the LOC121743430 gene encoding heat shock 70 kDa protein 16-like isoform X2: MEMSLVGFDIGNENLVIAVAKQRGIDVLLNDESKRENPAVVSFGEKQRFLGSAGAASATMNPKSTVSQVKRLIGLNYSEPSVQDDLRLLPFETSEGPDGGILIHLQYLNERHTFTPVQILAMLLAHLKQIAEKNLEMQISNCVIGIPCYFTALQRRAYLHAAQIAGLSPVRLMHDCTAVGLGYGIYKSEFPDRGPANVVFVDVGHSDTQVAVVSFEPGHMKVLSHAFDSNLGGRDFDEVLVKHFAAMFREQYNIDVYSSTRASIRLRAACEKLKKVLSANPEAPLSIECLMDEKDVKGYIKRDEFENLAAPLLERISIPCQKALLESGLSVDKIHTVELVGSGSRIPAITKIINSLFRKEAGRTLNASECVARGCALQCAMLGPIFRVREYEVEDCFPFSIAFASDEGPIRSVADGVLFPKGNPFPSTKVLTLYRNDIFHMEAYYANHNELPSGVSTGISSYKIGPFRVPNEEKTKIKVKFELNLHGVVSIDSASLVGDHVDDSSGHNSIDTHSNVEPSNSESSKKSNGPLNILVDENIYGGMAPDELCRAQEKELQFTQQDINMERTKEKKNALEAYVYETRNKLLDTYRSFATDFEKDEISSNLQQTEDWIYGDGDDESENVYTERLQDLKKIVDPIENRYKDEAAREQATRNLLNCIEEFRVAVGSLSPSARDAVIRECNKAELWLQEKKQQQDLLPKNADPVFWSSEISRKADALHAMCKHVTESKHDRESDVRGKRDDMEVD; this comes from the exons ATGGAAATGAGTTTAGTGGGGTTTGACATCGGAAATGAGAACCTTGTTATAGCAGTAGCTAAGCAACGAGGAATTGATGTCTTGTTGAATGATGAGTCAAAACGGGAAAATCCAGCAGTGGTTTCGTTTGGCGAGAAGCAGAGGTTTTTGGGCTCTGCTGGGGCTGCATCTGCAACTATGAATCCCAAGTCGACTGTATCTCAGGTCAAGAGGTTAATTGGTCTGAATTATAGTGAGCCTTCTGTGCAGGATGACCTAAGATTGCTCCCGTTTGAGACATCGGAAGGACCTGATGGAGGAATCCTGATTCACCTGCAATACTTGAATGAAAGACACACTTTTACCCCTGTACAGATTTTGGCAATGCTGCTTGCCCACCTAAAGCAGATTGCAGAGAAAAATCTTGAGATGCAGATTTCCAACTGTGTGATCGGTATACCATGTTACTTCACGGCTTTGCAGAGACGTGCATATTTGCATGCTGCACAGATTGCAGGGTTGAGTCCAGTAAGGCTGATGCATGACTGTACTGCTGTTGGACTGGGTTATGGTATATACAAATCAGAGTTTCCAGACAGGGGTCCAGCAAATGTTGTGTTCGTAGATGTTGGTCATAGTGATACACAAGTTGCTGTTGTATCATTTGAGCCTGGCCATATGAAGGTACTATCCCATGCATTTGACAGCAACTTAGGAGGAAGGGACTTTGATGAAGTTCTGGTTAAACATTTTGCAGCCATGTTTAGGGAACAATACAATATTGATGTTTATTCTAGTACCCGGGCTTCTATTAGGCTGAGAGCAGCTTGTGAGAAATTGAAAAAAGTTTTGAGTGCTAACCCAGAGGCACCGCTGAGTATTGAGTGCTTGATGGATGAAAAAGACGTCAAAGGATACATCAAAAGAGATGAGTTTGAGAATTTGGCTGCTCCATTGCTGGAAAGGATTAGTATTCCATGTCAAAAGGCTTTGCTAGAATCAGGTTTAAGTGTTGATAAGATTCACACAGTTGAGCTTGTTGGGTCAGGTTCTCGGATACCTGCCATTACAAAGATTATAAATTCACTTTTTAGAAAGGAGGCTGGTAGGACTCTGAATGCAAGTGAGTGTGTCGCTCGTGGCTGTGCCCTTCAATGTGCAATGTTAGGCCCCATATTCCGAGTGAGAGAGTATGAG GTAGAGGACTGCTTTCCTTTCTCAATTGCATTTGCATCAGATGAAGGGCCAATCCGCTCCGTAGCTGACGGAGTGTTGTTTCCAAAAGGCAATCCTTTTCCAAGTACAAAAGTTCTTACATTGTACAGAAATGATATATTTCACATGGAAGCTTACTATGCAAATCACAATGAGTTGCCTTCTGGTGTCTCAACAGGAATCAGCTCTTATAAG ATTGGGCCATTCAGAGTTCCCAATGAAGAGAAGACAAAGATAAAAGTCAAATTTGAGCTAAATCTGCATGGAGTTGTCTCTATAGATTCTGCATCT CTGGTAGGTGATCATGTGGACGATTCTTCTGGACACAACAGCATTGATACCCATTCAAATGTTGAGCCTAGCAATTCCGAGTCATCTAAGAAATCAAATGGTCCTCTT AACATATTGGTGGATGAGAATATATATGGTGGGATGGCACCTGATGAGCTCTGCCGAGCTCAAGAGAAAGAGCTACAGTTTACCCAGCAAGATATAAATATGGAAAGGaccaaagagaaaaaaaatgcacTGGAGGCGTATGTATATGAAACGCGAAATAAG CTTTTAGATACATACCGGAGCTTTGCCACTGATTTCGAAAAAGACGAAATTTCCAGTAACTTGCAACAAACTGAAGACTGGATTTACGGAGATGGAGATGATGAGTCAGAAAATGTTTACACTGAAAGGTTACAGGATTTGAAAAAG ATTGTGGATCCGATTGAAAATCGATACAAAGATGAAGCAGCCAGGGAACAGGCCACTAGAAACCTATTGAACTGCATTGAGGAGTTTCGGGTGGCTGTAGGATCACTTTCACCAAGTGCAAGGGATGCA GTTATTAGGGAATGCAATAAAGCAGAGCTGTGGCTCCAAGAGAAAAAACAGCAGCAAGACTTACTTCCTAAGAATGCAGATCCAGTATTTTGGTCGAGTGAAATCTCGAGAAAAGCTGATGCTCTGCATGC GATGTGCAAACATGTGACAGAATCCAAGCATGACCGAGAATCAGACGTGAGAGGTAAACGGGATGATATGGAAGTTGATTGA
- the LOC121745303 gene encoding UPF0051 protein ABCI8, chloroplastic-like yields the protein MASLLTSGISPFSSQHVSEFPKGPLLHLIPKSPILRNPNSGSSFKIRADVGYEPKTTIDSPGKKSVDSSSNDDPLQKFLKRDYKWGFTQEIDSFTIPKGLSGETIRLISSRKNEPDWMLEFRLKSYEKFVRMKEPSWSDNQYPKMNFQDICYYSEPKKKPTLNSLDEADPELVMYFEKLGIPLNERNRLANVAVDAVLDSVSIATTHRKTLEKSGVIFCSISEAIKEYPDLIRQYLGRVVPADDNFYAALNAAVFSDGSFVYIPKNTKCPMQISTYFRINAMETGQFERTLIVAEEGSFVEYLEGCTAPSYDTNQLHAAVVELYCHAGAEIKYSTVQNWYAGDENGKGGIYNFVTKRGLCAGPRSKISWTQVETGSAITWKYPSVVLEGDDSVGEFYSVALTNNHQQADTGTKMIHKGKNTRSRIISKGISAGHSRNCYRGLVQVMSGADNARNSSQCDSMLIGDKAAANTYPYIQAKNPSARIEHEATTSKIGEDQLFYFQQRGIDYEKAMAAMISGFCRDVFNELPDEFGAEVNQLMSLKLEGSVG from the exons ATGGCCTCGCTTCTCACCAGCGGGATTTCGCCCTTTTCGTCGCAGCACGTTTCTGAATTCCCAAAGGGCCCTCTATTGCACTTAATCCCCAAATCCCCAATTCTCCGAAACCCCAATTCAGGATCTTCCTTCAAGATTAGGGCTGATGTCGGATATGAGCCCAAGACCACCATCGATTCTCCAGGTAAGAAATCCGTAGACTCATCTTCCAACGATGACCCACTTCAGAAATTCTTGAAAAGAGATTATAAGTGGGGTTTCACGCAAGAAATTGATTCTTTCACAATTCCTAAGGGGCTTTCCGGAGAAACTATTAGGTTAATTTCTTCAAGGAAAAATGAGCCCGATTGGATGTTGGAGTTCAGGTTAAAGTCATATGAGAAATTTGTTAGGATGAAAGAGCCCTCGTGGTCTGATAATCAGTACCCCAAAATGAATTTCCAAGATATTTGTTACTACTCGGAGCCCAAAAAGAAGCCAACTTTAAATAGTCTTGATGAGGCTGATCCTGAGCTGGTTATGTATTTTGAGAAGCTTGGGATTCCGTTGAATGAAAGGAATAGATTAGCTAATGTTGCAGTGGATGCCGTTCTAGATAGCGTTTCCATCGCGACTACTCATAGGAAGACTCTAGAGAAGTCCGGTGTTATCTTTTGCTCGATTTCAGAGGCTATTAAGGAGTATCCCGACTTAATTAGGCAGTATCTAGGCAGGGTGGTGCCTGCTGATGATAATTTCTATGCTGCTTTGAACGCAGCCGTGTTTAGTGATGGTTCCTTTGTCTATATACCCAAGAATACCAAGTGTCCTATGCAAATCTCGACGTATTTTAGGATAAACGCCATGGAGACAGGGCAGTTTGAGAGAACCTTGATAGTTGCAGAGGAAGGAAGCTTCGTGGAGTACTTGGAGGGATGCACCGCTCCCTCTTATGACACGAATCAGTTGCACGCAGCTGTGGTGGAGCTGTACTGCCATGCTGGTGCCGAGATCAAATACTCCACGGTTCAGAACTGGTATGCTGGTGACGAGAATGGGAAAGGAGGGATATATAATTTTGTTACCAAGAGGGGACTCTGTGCTGGTCCTCGATCAAAGATTTCGTGGACTCAAGTGGAGACAGGTTCTGCTATCACTTGGAAGTACCCTAGTGTTGTCTTGGAGGGTGATGATTCTGTTGGGGAATTTTATTCTGTGGCGTTGACGAATAACCATCAGCAGGCTGATACGGGGACAAAGATGATACACAAGGGGAAGAATACTAGGAGTAGGATAATTTCAAAAGGAATCTCCGCTGGGCATTCGAGAAATTGCTACAGGGGCCTTGTCCAAGTTATGTCCGGTGCAGATAACGCTCGAAATTCCTCACAGTGTGACTCGATGCTCATTGGTGACAAGGCTGCTGCCAACACTTATCCCTACATTCAG GCAAAAAACCCTAGTGCTCGAATTGAGCATGAAGCAACGACCTCCAAAATTGGTGAAGACCAGTTATTCTACTTTCAACAGAGAGGTATTGACTATGAGAAAGCTATGGCTGCAATGATCTCTGGTTTCTGCCGGGATGTGTTCAATGAGCTGCCGGATGAATTTGGAGCGGAGGTAAACCAGCTAATGAGCTTGAAACTCGAAGGATCGGTTGGTTAA